AAAGTTTTAAATAGTCTCTTTTCCTGTATGCTTCCGCTAAATTTGCACAGACAGATCTAGATGAACGTCTTATTTGATCAGTTAACGAATACTGTTCTTCTTTTGGGAATGAAAGAGTTAAATCAAAAATTTCACAACCTTGCTCAAAAGCCTTTTTGTAAGCAATCAAATCTCTAAAATCACTAAATTGTTTATACTCCTTAGCCATAAATTGTAAAATAGTATTGAGTCCTAAGTTCTGAGTTGTGGGTGCAAGCTATGACACTCAATACTCCTGAC
This sequence is a window from Lentimicrobiaceae bacterium. Protein-coding genes within it:
- a CDS encoding four helix bundle protein, which translates into the protein MAKEYKQFSDFRDLIAYKKAFEQGCEIFDLTLSFPKEEQYSLTDQIRRSSRSVCANLAEAYRKRDYLKLFLLKITDCLGENSETLVWLEFAKQHKYISEETYLKHYDSNEEITKLLKYMYNNPTKFGVGVKK